The genome window AGTTATCCAACAACGCCTGCAGCAGCTCAAAGACCAACTGGCTTATCACAATCACCAGTATTACGTGCTGGATAATCCAAGTATTCCCGATGCTGATTACGACCAGCTATTTCAGGAATTAAAACAGATAGAACAACAGCATCCTGAACTGGTGACTGCGGATTCACCGACTCAGCGAGTAGGGGCTGCACCTCTAAGCAAATTTGGTCAAATCAGCCATCAGGTCGCTATGTTGTCCTTGGATAACGCTTTTGATGCCGACGACTTTGCCGCATTTTACAAACGTATGGCTGACCGTATTGATGCAAGCAAAGACTTTGAATTTTGTGCTGAGCCTAAGCTGGATGGTTTAGCCGTCAGTATTCGTTATGAGCAAGGCCTGTTGGTACAAGCAGCTACCCGTGGTGACGGTTTTACCGGCGAAGATATTACGGCCAATGTCAAAACCATTCGGGCTGTGCCGCTGAAGTTACAAGGCGAAGTGCCAGCTGTGCTGGAAGTTCGTGGCGAAGTCTTTATGCCGCTGGCAGGTTTTGAGGCGATGAATGATAAAGCCCGCGCTTCGGGCGATAAAGTCTTTGCCAATCCACGTAATGCCGCAGCCGGCAGCTTGCGGCAGCTGGATCCGAAAATCACCGCCACTCGTCCTTTGATGTTTTATGCCTATGCGGTAGGAGCTGTGGACGATGCAACTCAACTGCTAAACGGCAAAAGCCATCATGCCCGTCTGCAGCAACTCAAAGGCTGGGGCTTGCCGGTTTGCCCTGAAATCCGCCATGTTACAGGTTTGCAGGCCGCTCTGGATTATCAGCAAAGCATTTTGGCTAAACGCGCTGCTTTGCCTTATGAAATAGATGGTGTGGTACTGAAAGTCGACGACTTAGCTCAGCAACAAGCTTTAGGTTTTGTGGCCCGTGCGCCACGTTGGGCAATTGCCTTTAAATTTCCGGCTCAGGAAAAAACGACCACTTTATTGGATGTGGAGTTTCAGGTCGGTCGCACCGGCTCTATTACTCCGGTCGCTCGCTTAGAGCCTGTGCTGGTGGGTGGTGTGACGGTCAGTAATGCGACTTTGCACAATCAGGACGAAATTAACCGTCTGGGCGTCAAAGTAGGCGATACAGTGATAGTGCGCAGGGCAGGCGATGTGATCCCACAAATTGTCTCTGTAGTGTTGGAAGAGCGGCCTGAAAGCGCACGTGACATCCTGTTTCCAACTGTTTGCCCTGTCTGTCAGTCCAGCATTGAACGGGTAGAGGGTGAAGCTGTAGCGCGTTGTACCGGTGGTTTGTATTGTGCCGCTCAGCAAAAAGAAGCACTGAAACACTTTGTCTCACGTAAAGCCATGGATATTGAAGGCTTGGGCGACAAAATCATCGAACAGTTGGTAGAGCAGAAGCTGGTAAAAACTCCGGCTGATATATTCCGTCTGGATATGCCTGCTTTAGTGGGCCTGGAGCGAATGGGCGAAAAGCTTGCGCTTAAACTGCTCAAATCCATTGAAGATTCTAAACAAACTACCTTGCCACGTTTTATTTACTCCCTGGGTATTCGTGAAGTAGGGGAAGCGACGGCGCTTAATTTAGCCAGCCATTTTGCCGCTTTGGATGCAGTACAGCAGGCAAGTGTAGAACAGCTGTTAGAAGTGCCGGATGTAGGTGCTGTGGTGGCAGGTAATATTCAGCACTTTATGGCTGAAGAACACAATGCCGCCGTGATAGCTCAGTTGATTGAAGCTGGTATCCACTGGCCTGTGATTGAAAAACAGCAGCAGGGCGAACAACCTCTGGCAGGTTTAACAGTGGTACTGACTGGCACTTTAACCAGCATGGGCCGCGATGACGCCAAAGAAAAACTGCAGCGTTTAGGGGCGAAGGTGTCGGGTTCTGTTTCAGCTAAAACTTATGCGGTGATCGCAGGCGATAATGCAGGCTCAAAGCTGGCTAAAGCCGGTGAGTTGTCTGTGCCTGTCTGGACTGAACAACAGATGCTGGATTTATTTGCACGGCACGGGTTGAGCTGAAATGTCGCAGTTTTATCCTTTATTGGATAAGTATGGCCTGACCCGGATCCCACTGCGTTTTTACGCCGTGCTGTTATTGGTGTTAAGGCCTTATATTCTGTGGATTTTAGTGCTGACTATGCCAGAAGGCGGCGATAAATTACTGGCTGCTGTGTATCCCAAAAGTAACGACTTCTTAACCGCTTGTCTGATTTGTGCGCCTTTGTTGCTGGTAGTGGCCGCACTGAGTCAACGCAAAGACAAGGGCCACCAGGGCTGGTTCAAATTATGGCGGCAAAGTCGTTGGATCATGTTGGCAGTTGTCGCCACAGATTTGGTGCATAGTCTGACTCACTTACCTAACTATGTGATGTTAAAGGCGCCCTGGTTACTGCTCTCACCTTTTTTATTGGTACTTAGTTTGTGGTGGTTATTAAAGAACCCTGTAATGAAACAGATTGTCACTGAGTGGCCTTAACTCTGCTTTAAATAGCAATTTTCTGCTGGCTTTGCAGCTGTTGCCAGCGTTTTTGCTGCTCTTCATTCAGCTTGGCTTTGGACAGCATGACTTCACATTGCAACCGCAGTTCTTCGGTTTGAATGGAAGCATCAATATTTTCTGTCGAGCGCAATGACTGCAGTAAGTTCAGCGCTATACTCACATTACCAGGCATGATGTTAAAGGCCTGAATAAAAGCGGTCAGAGCCTGATGCAACTGGCCTCTTTCGTACAGCAGCACTGCGTTGTTGTTAAACTCCCTTGGGCCCATAGGTAAGCTTTCGCGTTCCTGCTGCTCTTGTTTGAGGTAGGTCAGAAAAACCGGATCTGCGTTTTTCAGTTTAGTTTCATCTTGTGTCAGTTGCCTCAGTAACTCACGGGAACTGCTTAATAAACCCACTTCATGCAAAGCTTTGGCTTTATCCAGAATATCTTCAGCGCCTTGAGTTACAGGGCTTTTATCCAGAGCCAGTAACAGCTGTTTAGCTTTTTCTATCTGGTCTTTTAAATAATAAATCCGTGCCTGCACCACCACTTGCTGTTCTTCTTTACGCTGATCCGGAAACAACTGGCGCATATTGCTTAGAGTGTCATTGGCTACTTTGGATAAACGGGTGGTTTGTTCTTCTTCATCCACACTTAAGGCGTAATCAATGGAAGCGCGAGCCAGATTCAAATACAGATCAGGCTGCTCGTAAATAGAAAAACGGGCAAAACGCAGCAGATCTTTGGCCGCCTTAAACTGGTGTTCATAGTCATGAGTTAAGCGTGATAAATGCATCAGCTTTTGCTGGCGCATTAAATTACGTGGTGCCATATCTGCCGCCTGCAGCAACTCGGTCTGGGCTTTTTTATACATTTGCTGGCGCAGATGTATATCTGATAGCAAATCTAAAGCTGCCAGTTTCAAATCTGCTTTGTGTAATAAAGGTTGCAACAGAGCTGTAGCTTCAGAGTATCGTTCACGCTGAATCAAACAGCGCGCTAATCCCAGTTTGACCCAATGCTGGTTTTCATTGTGGACCAGGCTACTGTAAAACTGCTCGCCTTCAGTCCAGCGACCCGCTTGTTGCAATATCTCGCCTTTGATTTTCAGCAGCATAGAGTTGTATTTAGGCTGATACCCCTGTTCCAGCCATTGATCCAGTTGCTTCAAAGCAGGATCAGTCTTTTTTTGATCCATCAGACTGTACAAAGGTCGGAATAAGTTTTTACGCTGGACTGTGCGGTCGATACGGGCTTTTAAGTCTTTAATGGCGTAAGGCTTCACCATAAATTCGTCTGGCTGCAACTCTAAAACACTGTGCACCAGGCTAGGGTCTGTCTCAGCGCTGATAAAAATAAAGCCGGTGCTGTGGCGGAATAAATTACGAGCCTTTAATTCCTGATAGAGCTGATAACCATCTTTGCCATTTAAATTAAAGGAGCAGATGATTAAATCAAAGGATTTGTCGCGACACTGAGTTAAAGCTATGGCGGAGTTTTCCGCATAGGTGAAACTGGTGTATCCCAGCGTTTCCAAAGCATAACGCAGATAATTCTGAGTTAAAGGCTGTTCATCTACAACCAGTATCTGGATGTCCTTATTAAGTTTTACTGCCATAAATGAATGAGACACCTATTATCATTTCTATCAAATATAGCGATTAAACAGCTAAAAAGCTCAATAATTCTTAAATGAATTCAATAGGTAGCATTTTTCTGAATTAGGAAAATTGAATATAAATGAAAAAATGGTAAAAATATAATGAATAAAGTTATTTAAAACAATGTGTTAGGTGGTTTTAGTGTTTTCTATGAGGAGTGGTGGATGCTACTGGGATCGAATCATCGAGCCTATTCTTTGTGAAGAGTGGCGATGCTTTTCTTTAAAGGGGTGATGGTGGATGCTACTGGGATTGGATTAGCGAGTCTTGGGTTTTGTAAAGAGAGCGATGTTTTTCGAAAAGGGGATGGTGGATGCTACTGGGATCGAACCAGTGACCCTCGCCTTGTAAGGGCGATGCTCTCCCAGCTGAGCTAAGCATCCTGGGTGTTTTGTTTTACATCACTTACTTGTGAAGAAAGAGATGGTGGATGCTACTGGGATCGAACCAGTGACCCTCGCCTTGTAAGGGCGATGCTCTCCCAGCTGAGCTAAGCATCCTGGGTATGTGTTTATTATGCAATTACATCAGAGAATATGGTGGATGCTACTGGGATCGAACCAGTGACCCTCGCCTTGTAAGGGCGATGCTCTCCCAGCTGAGCTAAGCATCCTGGGCATAACAACATGACTACAACGATTTAATCATCTTCTGGATAATTTCAAAAAGATGGTGGATGCTACTGGGATCGAACCAGTGACCCCCGCCTTGTAAGGGCGATGCTCTCCCGGCTGAGCTAAGCATCCATCGTGTGGTCGGCCGTCATTATAGGGGGCACGGTTTTTGTGTCAATAATATTTTTAGCTTTGTGAACTGTATGCTTTAAAAGTAAGCAGTTAAATCTTTTTCTGCATAGCACCTTCGGCCGTGCAATCACTGCCTTGCATTGGTACAATAGCGCCCAATTTTTTGGCCTTCAGTGGATTCATTATGTCTATAGTTACTCGTTTCGCGCCAAGCCCTACAGGTTACCTGCACGTTGGTGGCGCCCGTACAGCCTTGTACAGCTGGCTGCATGCACGCAAAACCGGCGGTACTTTTATCCTTCGTATTGAAGATACCGATTTAGAGCGTTCATCGCAGGAATCTGTGGATGCCATTTTAGAAGGTATGGAATGGTTAGGTCTGGAGTATGACGACGGCCCTTATTACCAAACCAAACGTTTTGATTTATATAAAGAAGTGGTTGCTCAGCTGTTAGCTGAAGGCAAAGCGTACAAATGCTTCTGTACTGTTGAAGAAGTAGATGCAATGCGCGAAGCGCAAATGGCTGCAGGTGAAAAACCAAAATACAACGGCATGTGGCGTGACCGTACCGACCACCCAACAGACAAGCCTTATACCATTCGTTTTAAAAACCCACTGGATGGCGTAGTGGTGATTGACGATTTAATCAAAGGTCGCATTGAAATTGCCAATGCTGAGCTGGACGATTTAATCATTGCCCGCAGTGATGGCACTCCAACTTATAACCTGACTGTGGTTGTAGACGACTGGAAAATGGGCATTACTCACGTCATTCGTGGTGATGACCATGTAAACAACACACCACGTCAGATGAATATTCTGGCCGCTTTAGGCGCAGAACTGCCGAAATACGCTCACGTGCCTATGATTTTAGGTGACGACGGCAAACGTTTGTCCAAACGTCATGGTGCTGTAGGCGTGATGCAATACCGTGACAACGGTTTCCTGCCAGAAGCTCTAATCAACTATTTAGTGCGTTTGGGCTGGTCTCATGGCGATCAGGAAATTTTCAGCAAAGAAGAACTGGTTCAGCTGTTTGACTTAAGCGACTGTAACCGTGCGCCTTCGGCTTTTAACACCGACAAGCTTGTTTGGTTAAACCAGCACTATATGAAAACTCTGGCGCCAGACTATGTTGCTAAACATTTAGCCTGGCATGTGGCCGATCAGAAGCTGGATATCAGCACTGGCCCGGCGCTGACTGAATTGGTGAAAGTGCAGGCTGAGCGGGTGAAAACCTTAAAAGAGCTGGTTGAAGTCAGCCGCTATTTCTACGAAGACTTCAGTGAGTTTGAAGAAAACGCTGCGAAAAAACACTTACGTCCTGTAGCCGCAGAACCGCTGGTTGCTGTTCAAGAAAAGCTGAATGAACTTCAGGATTGGTCAGTGGAAGCGTTACATAAAGCCATTAACGATGCCGCTGAAAGCTTAGGTTTAGGCATGGGCAAAGTAGGTATGCCTTTACGTGTGGCTGTAACAGGCGGTGGCAACTCACCAGCACTGGACGCAACACTGGCACTGATTGGCAAAGATCGTGTGTTAAAACGCATCAGCATGGCGCTGGAGTACATCAGCAACAGATCCAACGATCAATAAATTTGTAGGGGCGACCTTTATGGTCGCCCGTCTCTGGTTAAATGCGATGTCGGAATGGGTTTATCCTCGCCCGTCTCGCGTCAAAATCTGCTTTAGCAAGGCTGC of Rheinheimera sp. MM224 contains these proteins:
- a CDS encoding DUF2919 domain-containing protein produces the protein MSQFYPLLDKYGLTRIPLRFYAVLLLVLRPYILWILVLTMPEGGDKLLAAVYPKSNDFLTACLICAPLLLVVAALSQRKDKGHQGWFKLWRQSRWIMLAVVATDLVHSLTHLPNYVMLKAPWLLLSPFLLVLSLWWLLKNPVMKQIVTEWP
- the gltX gene encoding glutamate--tRNA ligase, which codes for MSIVTRFAPSPTGYLHVGGARTALYSWLHARKTGGTFILRIEDTDLERSSQESVDAILEGMEWLGLEYDDGPYYQTKRFDLYKEVVAQLLAEGKAYKCFCTVEEVDAMREAQMAAGEKPKYNGMWRDRTDHPTDKPYTIRFKNPLDGVVVIDDLIKGRIEIANAELDDLIIARSDGTPTYNLTVVVDDWKMGITHVIRGDDHVNNTPRQMNILAALGAELPKYAHVPMILGDDGKRLSKRHGAVGVMQYRDNGFLPEALINYLVRLGWSHGDQEIFSKEELVQLFDLSDCNRAPSAFNTDKLVWLNQHYMKTLAPDYVAKHLAWHVADQKLDISTGPALTELVKVQAERVKTLKELVEVSRYFYEDFSEFEENAAKKHLRPVAAEPLVAVQEKLNELQDWSVEALHKAINDAAESLGLGMGKVGMPLRVAVTGGGNSPALDATLALIGKDRVLKRISMALEYISNRSNDQ
- a CDS encoding response regulator; the protein is MAVKLNKDIQILVVDEQPLTQNYLRYALETLGYTSFTYAENSAIALTQCRDKSFDLIICSFNLNGKDGYQLYQELKARNLFRHSTGFIFISAETDPSLVHSVLELQPDEFMVKPYAIKDLKARIDRTVQRKNLFRPLYSLMDQKKTDPALKQLDQWLEQGYQPKYNSMLLKIKGEILQQAGRWTEGEQFYSSLVHNENQHWVKLGLARCLIQRERYSEATALLQPLLHKADLKLAALDLLSDIHLRQQMYKKAQTELLQAADMAPRNLMRQQKLMHLSRLTHDYEHQFKAAKDLLRFARFSIYEQPDLYLNLARASIDYALSVDEEEQTTRLSKVANDTLSNMRQLFPDQRKEEQQVVVQARIYYLKDQIEKAKQLLLALDKSPVTQGAEDILDKAKALHEVGLLSSSRELLRQLTQDETKLKNADPVFLTYLKQEQQERESLPMGPREFNNNAVLLYERGQLHQALTAFIQAFNIMPGNVSIALNLLQSLRSTENIDASIQTEELRLQCEVMLSKAKLNEEQQKRWQQLQSQQKIAI
- the ligA gene encoding NAD-dependent DNA ligase LigA gives rise to the protein MNQVIQQRLQQLKDQLAYHNHQYYVLDNPSIPDADYDQLFQELKQIEQQHPELVTADSPTQRVGAAPLSKFGQISHQVAMLSLDNAFDADDFAAFYKRMADRIDASKDFEFCAEPKLDGLAVSIRYEQGLLVQAATRGDGFTGEDITANVKTIRAVPLKLQGEVPAVLEVRGEVFMPLAGFEAMNDKARASGDKVFANPRNAAAGSLRQLDPKITATRPLMFYAYAVGAVDDATQLLNGKSHHARLQQLKGWGLPVCPEIRHVTGLQAALDYQQSILAKRAALPYEIDGVVLKVDDLAQQQALGFVARAPRWAIAFKFPAQEKTTTLLDVEFQVGRTGSITPVARLEPVLVGGVTVSNATLHNQDEINRLGVKVGDTVIVRRAGDVIPQIVSVVLEERPESARDILFPTVCPVCQSSIERVEGEAVARCTGGLYCAAQQKEALKHFVSRKAMDIEGLGDKIIEQLVEQKLVKTPADIFRLDMPALVGLERMGEKLALKLLKSIEDSKQTTLPRFIYSLGIREVGEATALNLASHFAALDAVQQASVEQLLEVPDVGAVVAGNIQHFMAEEHNAAVIAQLIEAGIHWPVIEKQQQGEQPLAGLTVVLTGTLTSMGRDDAKEKLQRLGAKVSGSVSAKTYAVIAGDNAGSKLAKAGELSVPVWTEQQMLDLFARHGLS